A genomic stretch from Flavobacterium humidisoli includes:
- a CDS encoding DUF2931 family protein gives MKYRILITLTIVITQLSACQKKDLNTAKKTENMNEEKFEWDGMACVPDDYPVTVLSPNVFYSNGGKHITLIPNMSYTTGSWSGSGRSWASEPSPAPDHLSITWFSETENKIYAGEFSLPQQKIYNLFKEGYIVYGIPADSDDSKKTLHKETYTSLTAGLAPKGMVVVWMDGRNKVEIGRYQAKELGRKEANEVFKRHFKSSGDMPETIDKAEFDRLTPEVKEIIRQGKISSKQWDDYRLRYNWKVEFNKPLEMYKYYIGFFNSEYSGYLPPKVSQENFNKIILEPREKVVPNYIGMYVTAENHRNYLIRLETLDEKETIEAFKKLEELSPKSVITMFITVDDAFKNFTVTLKNDKKEIKLEKALLQLFILDKSNDLKKQK, from the coding sequence ATGAAGTATAGAATCTTAATAACATTAACTATTGTTATCACACAATTAAGCGCCTGCCAGAAAAAAGATTTAAACACCGCTAAAAAAACAGAAAACATGAACGAAGAAAAATTTGAATGGGACGGTATGGCTTGCGTTCCAGATGATTACCCTGTAACTGTACTATCGCCCAATGTGTTTTATTCCAACGGAGGCAAACACATTACATTAATTCCAAACATGAGTTATACTACAGGATCGTGGTCAGGTTCTGGTAGGAGCTGGGCCAGTGAACCAAGCCCTGCGCCCGATCATTTGAGCATTACTTGGTTTTCTGAGACCGAAAACAAGATTTACGCAGGAGAATTTTCATTGCCACAGCAGAAAATTTATAATTTATTTAAAGAAGGATATATAGTTTACGGCATTCCAGCTGATAGTGATGATAGCAAGAAAACACTACATAAGGAAACATACACTTCTCTCACAGCAGGGCTCGCTCCAAAAGGTATGGTGGTAGTATGGATGGATGGCCGAAATAAAGTAGAAATAGGGAGGTATCAAGCTAAAGAGCTAGGCAGAAAAGAAGCCAATGAGGTATTTAAAAGACATTTTAAATCAAGCGGTGATATGCCAGAAACCATTGATAAAGCAGAATTTGATAGATTGACTCCCGAAGTAAAAGAAATAATAAGACAGGGAAAAATAAGCAGCAAGCAATGGGACGATTACAGGCTACGCTACAATTGGAAAGTGGAGTTTAATAAACCATTGGAAATGTATAAATATTATATTGGTTTTTTTAATAGCGAATACTCAGGCTATCTCCCGCCTAAAGTAAGTCAAGAGAATTTCAACAAAATTATACTTGAGCCAAGAGAAAAAGTAGTTCCTAATTATATAGGTATGTATGTAACTGCTGAAAACCATAGAAACTACTTAATTAGGCTTGAAACTCTTGATGAAAAGGAAACAATTGAGGCATTCAAAAAGCTAGAAGAGCTAAGTCCTAAATCTGTAATAACAATGTTTATAACGGTTGATGATGCTTTTAAAAATTTTACAGTGACGCTAAAAAACGACAAGAAAGAAATCAAGCTTGAAAAAGCGCTTTT